From a region of the Dunckerocampus dactyliophorus isolate RoL2022-P2 chromosome 20, RoL_Ddac_1.1, whole genome shotgun sequence genome:
- the LOC129173357 gene encoding sal-like protein 3 isoform X1, whose protein sequence is MFQFSKYPMEILEMLSGHQAHQFKGLGLERPLSHQQQVQLQHQQQLQQQHQTSADTSGSLLTGLGLGSLQTSRSNAFADSSSLFSKMSAPPPSISHQSQSSSSLSSSSHSSRKSSKMSSSSSSSGSSSSAYPQFLRPFHPAEAALAQEQLHSGIGRFDFGGSATSGSAAVIGGVVTPAPPPPPLHPGLSVAQPSPVPSSSSSSTSTSVSASNNPSGGTAVPLVGQSDPRSLHQQFSCMLAANQYFLSGVPTNSSLEQFLVQQGTHNHLGLGLSQGTTESASSLAPPPALHSSHSHAAPQPQQQQQQLTPHALSHPHTHTHHPHPLHPAPQPAPLGGFDFQSIPVLSSNQIASLMQQEAGIPLPLPLHLSLPKDDSSKSGDSSSTSVSSGGSRRKKAMAGYLPQRKADSHAHSSSSGHRPSSSSGLLGGASGGVGMSGIGGGQQHSSLISSPSQQHQSSSTVSSSSSSAPSSSNSASVLVDGGDQRLSKSQERRRSSSSGQPEAEALYHCGECGKTFTHLSSLRRHLRSHGLTPESHSRKSDCTSPSPERIFCCGDCGKRFKKRGHLIQHSVTHSENRPFVCNICQKSFNRRESLTRHEKIHDEKPFRCPACGRCFRESTSLLNHAASGACGKPPRSSKNRAGGSSSSNPSSSGSKTRRDGGQVVMSNEVAVIPNTDYSRSRYPNQASYDGAVDDYRRSQSSSLYSPDDMSSHTLRKAPLAPTLHPHPQSQQHHLPLSSLLDDSEDEVTSSAMSAIAAAAAASCNINTEGRDGERRDIIGGLLGGLGFGNLGGPSSSPSLNGSTMPLTHHSQIPTKPRRPRKPREKRDPNNTVRRRRSPAPPGDGSERPYGCQLCGKRFRRAETLRRHNRVHTGEKPHACDVCGKMFREPFHLTKHLTVHSGQKNYKCNLCGKMFAYAQSLVRHGKLHRKGEIDNQGRRIKGATAAAAAATISQVASSDFFSSCSQEEKSPTSGTPSQRLYTCTVCWKSFRHYFHLTAHQQTVHGGGVGLEKSFRCEVCGKAFAYSNSLVRHKLSQHGIDRSGQRVSHSPAPGYSPLFYDSSTVSAYSASSHMQQVASQPPPLQQQEPQHSFHYRPKNFHKEPEQMRKRRKKRRRVVIHSIMRDGKLVGVPLSKETRRKLLMLRKRRGRLQAHINKKKLLAQLRVCGGAAAIKSWSGGAVRVAGLMSMEVPIKRFPCCVCPSAAYARMGSALLHRAVRHPPRTWGHRARLQCAVCGRRSGSLLKALKHRSHHLKQISSQCHRCKRRFWNERLLDRHKYSCRGSMSGRGVGNWALAKIKSPLSDSEHSPVQLTMPALVPHERSSVLTEYAH, encoded by the coding sequence ATGTTCCAGTTCAGCAAGTACCCCATGGAGATTTTGGAGATGCTGAGCGGACACCAGGCCCACCAGTTCAAAGGTCTGGGCCTCGAGCGTCCGCTGAGCCACCAGCAGCAGGTCCAGCTGCAACatcagcagcagctccagcagcagcaccagacCTCCGCAGACACCTCTGGGAGTCTCCTGACTGGACTGGGCCTGGGATCCCTGCAGACTTCTCGGAGTAACGCCTTTGCGGACTCCTCCTCGTTGTTCTCTAAGATGAGCGCCCCGCCCCCCTCCATCTCACACCAGAGtcagtcgtcgtcgtcgttgtCGTCGTCATCCCACAGCTCCAGGAAGTCCAGCAAgatgagcagcagcagcagcagcagcggaaGCTCCTCATCGGCGTATCCACAGTTTCTGCGACCTTTTCACCCGGCTGAGGCAGCACTGGCTCAAGAGCAGCTCCACTCGGGAATAGGACGCTTTGACTTTGGGGGGAGTGCAACTAGCGGGAGCGCGGCGGTCATTGGGGGAGTGGTCACCCCTGcacccccacctcctccactGCATCCAGGTCTTTCGGTGGCCCAGCCCTCCCCCGTTccttcgtcctcctcctcctccacctccacctctgTGTCGGCTTCCAACAACCCCTCTGGCGGCACAGCGGTGCCCCTCGTGGGCCAGTCGGACCCCCGCAGCCTCCACCAGCAGTTCAGCTGCATGCTGGCCGCCAACCAGTACTTCCTGTCAGGAGTGCCCACCAACAGCAGCCTTGAGCAGTTCCTGGTCCAGCAGGGCACTCACAACCACTTGGGCCTGGGTCTCAGTCAGGGAACCACAGAGTCTGCCTCGTCCttggcccctccccctgctctgcACTCCTCCCACAGCCACGCAGCACCgcaacctcagcagcagcaacagcagctgaCTCCCCACGCCTTATCTCACCcgcacacccacacccaccacCCTCACCCGCTCCACCCTGCCCCTCAGCCCGCCCCCTTGGGGGGGTTTGACTTTCAAAGCATTCCTGTGCTGTCCTCCAATCAGATAGCTTCGCTCATGCAGCAGGAGGCGGGCATCCCCCTTCCTCTACCCCTCCACTTGTCCCTCCCCAAAGATGACAGCTCAAAGTCGGGGGACAGCTCGTCCACATCAGTCTCCAGCGGGGGGAGCAGGAGGAAGAAAGCCATGGCGGGCTACCTCCCTCAAAGGAAAGCCGACAGTCACGCTCACAGCAGCTCCAGTGGTCACCGTCCCAGCTCCTCTTCTGGCCTGCTGGGCGGAGCATCCGGAGGCGTTGGCATGAGCGGCATCGGAGGCGGGCAGCAGCATTCCTCTCTCATCTCGTCACCGTCGCAGCAACACCAGTCGTCCTCCACAGTGTCTTCCTCGTCGTCATCCGCCCCCTCCTCGTCAAACTCTGCCTCTGTGCTTGTGGACGGTGGAGACCAGCGGTTGTCCAAATCGCAAGAGAGACGCCGTAGCAGCTCATCTGGCCAGCCTGAAGCAGAAGCCCTGTACCACTGTGGAGAGTGTGGGAAAACCTTCACCCACCTGTCCAGCCTGCGGCGCCACCTGCGCAGCCACGGCTTGACCCCCGaaagccacagcaggaagtcGGATTGCACCTCACCGAGCCCGGAGAGGATCTTCTGCTGCGGCGACTGTGGGAAGAGGTTTAAAAAGCGGGGCCACCTCATCCAGCACAGCGTCACACACTCGGAAAACCGACCGTTCGTCTGCAACATCTGTCAGAAGTCCTTCAACCGCCGGGAGTCGCTCACACGTCACGAGAAGATCCACGACGAGAAGCCATTCCGGTGCCCGGCGTGCGGCCGCTGCTTCCGCGAGAGCACCTCCCTCCTCAACCACGCCGCGTCAGGCGCCTGTGGCAAACCACCGCGAAGTTCCAAGAACCGGGCCGGCGGAAGCAGCTCATCCAAccccagcagcagtggcagtAAGACGCGGCGAGATGGAGGTCAAGTTGTGATGTCAAATGAGGTTGCCGTCATTCCTAACACGGACTACTCCAGAAGCCGCTACCCCAACCAGGCGTCCTACGACGGGGCGGTGGACGACTACAGACGCTCGCAGTCATCATCGCTGTACTCACCAGATGACATGAGCAGCCACACTCTCCGGAAGGCCCCTCTAGCGCCAACTCTTCACCCCCATCCTCAAAGTCAGCAGCATcaccttcctctctcctccttgTTGGACGATTCTGAGGACGAGGTCACAAGCAGTGCCATGTCGGCCATTGCTGCGGCGGCGGCGGCCTCGTGCAACATCAACACAGAAGGGAGGGACGGAGAACGAAGAGATATAATTGGAGGGCTGCTGGGGGGGTTGGGGTTTGGTAACCTGGGCGGTCCGTCGTCCTCCCCCAGCCTCAACGGTTCCACCATGCCGCTAACACACCACAGCCAAATCCCCACCAAGCCCAGGAGACCACGAAAGCCCCGAGAGAAGAGGGACCCCAACAACACTGTCAGGAGAAGGCGGAGTCCCGCGCCCCCCGGCGATGGCTCGGAGCGGCCATACGGGTGTCAGCTGTGTGGCAAACGCTTCCGGCGGGCCGAGACGCTGCGGCGCCACAACCGGGTCCACACCGGTGAGAAGCCTCATGCCTGTGATGTTTGTGGGAAAATGTTCCGTGAGCCTTTCCACCTGACCAAACATCTGACAGTGCACTCTGGTCAGAAGAACTACAAGTGCAACCTGTGTGGGAAGATGTTTGCCTACGCTCAGAGCCTCGTCAGACATGGCAAGTTGCACCGCAAAGGAGAGATCGACAACCAGGGACGGCGAATCAAAGGAGCCACtgctgctgccgccgccgccaccaTCAGTCAGGTGGCCAGCTCTGACTTCTTCTCATCTTGTTCCCAAGAGGAAAAGTCTCCGACGTCCGGCACCCCCTCCCAGAGGCTGTACACCTGCACGGTGTGCTGGAAGTCCTTCCGCCATTATTTCCACCTCACGGCACATCAACAGACGGTGCACGGTGGCGGCGTGGGCCTGGAGAAATCTTTTCGATGTGAAGTTTGCGGTAAAGCCTTCGCCTACTCCAACAGCTTAGTGCGCCACAAGCTGTCCCAGCACGGCATCGACCGCAGCGGCCAGAGGGTCAGCCACTCCCCAGCGCCGGGATACTCGCCCCTCTTCTACGACTCCAGCACTGTCTCTGCCTACAGCGCCTCATCTCACATGCAGCAAGTGGCGAGCCAACCGCCCCCCCTGCAGCAGCAAGAACCGCAGCACTCTTTTCACTACCGGCCCAAAAACTTCCACAAGGAGCCCGAACAGATGAGAAAGCGACGGAAGAAAAGAAGGCGGGTGGTCATCCACAGCATCATGAGGGATGGGAAGCTAGTGGGCGTGCCGCTCAGCAAGGAAACACGTAGGAAGTTGTTGATGCTGAGGAAGAGAAGGGGGCGGCTGCAGGCTCACATCAATAAAAAGAAACTCCTGGCGCAGCTGAGGGTCTGCGGTGGGGCGGCGGCAATCAAGTCCTGGTCGGGAGGGGCTGTGAGAGTTGCAGGGCTCATGTCCATGGAGGTCCCCATCAAGCGCTTCCCATGTTGCGTCTGCCCCAGCGCCGCCTACGCCAGGATGGGCTCCGCACTGCTGCACCGCGCCGTGCGACACCCGCCCAGGACGTGGGGCCACCGTGCCCGCCTGCAGTGTGCGGTGTGCGGGCGGCGCAGCGGCTCTTTACTCAAAGCCCTCAAACACCGCAGCCACCACCTCAAGCAGATCTCCTCTCAGTGCCACAGATGCAAACGGCGCTTCTGGAACGAGCGACTCCTGGACCGACACAAGTACTCGTGCCGGGGCTCCATGTCGGGAAGGGGTGTGGGGAACTGGGCACTTGCGAAAATCAAGTCCCCATTGTCTGACAGCGAGCATTCGCCGGTCCAGCTAACAATGCCGGCTCTGGTCCCACATGAGCGGTCATCAGTCCTGACGGAGTACGCTCATTAA
- the LOC129173357 gene encoding sal-like protein 3 isoform X2, which produces MFQFSKYPMEILEMLSGHQAHQFKGLGLERPLSHQQQVQLQHQQQLQQQHQTSADTSGSLLTGLGLGSLQTSRSNAFADSSSLFSKMSAPPPSISHQSQSSSSLSSSSHSSRKSSKMSSSSSSSGSSSSAYPQFLRPFHPAEAALAQEQLHSGIGRFDFGGSATSGSAAVIGGVVTPAPPPPPLHPGLSVAQPSPVPSSSSSSTSTSVSASNNPSGGTAVPLVGQSDPRSLHQQFSCMLAANQYFLSGVPTNSSLEQFLVQQGTHNHLGLGLSQGTTESASSLAPPPALHSSHSHAAPQPQQQQQQLTPHALSHPHTHTHHPHPLHPAPQPAPLGGFDFQSIPVLSSNQIASLMQQEAGIPLPLPLHLSLPKDDSSKSGDSSSTSVSSGGSRRKKAMAGYLPQRKADSHAHSSSSGHRPSSSSGLLGGASGGVGMSGIGGGQQHSSLISSPSQQHQSSSTVSSSSSSAPSSSNSASVLVDGGDQRLSKSQERRRSSSSGQPEAEALYHCGECGKTFTHLSSLRRHLRSHGLTPESHSRKSDCTSPSPERIFCCGDCGKRFKKRGHLIQHSVTHSENRPFVCNICQKSFNRRESLTRHEKIHDEKPFRCPACGRCFRESTSLLNHAASGACGKPPRSSKNRAGGSSSSNPSSSGSKTRRDGGQVVMSNEVAVIPNTDYSRSRYPNQASYDGAVDDYRRSQSSSLYSPDDMSSHTLRKAPLAPTLHPHPQSQQHHLPLSSLLDDSEDEVTSSAMSAIAAAAAASCNINTEGRDGERRDIIGGLLGGLGFGNLGGPSSSPSLNGSTMPLTHHSQIPTKPRRPRKPREKRDPNNTVRRRRSPAPPGDGSERPYGCQLCGKRFRRAETLRRHNRVHTGEKPHACDVCGKMFREPFHLTKHLTVHSGQKNYKCNLCGKMFAYAQSLVRHGKLHRKGEIDNQGRRIKGATAAAAAATISQVASSDFFSSCSQEEKSPTSGTPSQRLYTCTVCWKSFRHYFHLTAHQQTVHGGGVGLEKSFRCEVCGKAFAYSNSLVRHKLSQHGIDRSGQRVSHSPAPGYSPLFYDSSTVSAYSASSHMQQVASQPPPLQQQEPQHSFHYRPKNFHKEPEQMRKRRKKRRRVVIHSIMRDGKLVGVPLSKETRRKLLMLRKRRGRLQAHINKKKLLAQLRVCGGAAAIKSWSGGAVRVAGLMSMEVPIKRFPCCVCPSAAYARMGSALLHRAVRHPPRTWGHRARLQCAVCGRRSGSLLKALKHRSHHLKQISSQCHRCKRRFWNERLLDRHKYSCRGSMSGRGVGNWALAKIKSPLSDSEHSPVQLTMPALVPHERSSVLTEGE; this is translated from the exons ATGTTCCAGTTCAGCAAGTACCCCATGGAGATTTTGGAGATGCTGAGCGGACACCAGGCCCACCAGTTCAAAGGTCTGGGCCTCGAGCGTCCGCTGAGCCACCAGCAGCAGGTCCAGCTGCAACatcagcagcagctccagcagcagcaccagacCTCCGCAGACACCTCTGGGAGTCTCCTGACTGGACTGGGCCTGGGATCCCTGCAGACTTCTCGGAGTAACGCCTTTGCGGACTCCTCCTCGTTGTTCTCTAAGATGAGCGCCCCGCCCCCCTCCATCTCACACCAGAGtcagtcgtcgtcgtcgttgtCGTCGTCATCCCACAGCTCCAGGAAGTCCAGCAAgatgagcagcagcagcagcagcagcggaaGCTCCTCATCGGCGTATCCACAGTTTCTGCGACCTTTTCACCCGGCTGAGGCAGCACTGGCTCAAGAGCAGCTCCACTCGGGAATAGGACGCTTTGACTTTGGGGGGAGTGCAACTAGCGGGAGCGCGGCGGTCATTGGGGGAGTGGTCACCCCTGcacccccacctcctccactGCATCCAGGTCTTTCGGTGGCCCAGCCCTCCCCCGTTccttcgtcctcctcctcctccacctccacctctgTGTCGGCTTCCAACAACCCCTCTGGCGGCACAGCGGTGCCCCTCGTGGGCCAGTCGGACCCCCGCAGCCTCCACCAGCAGTTCAGCTGCATGCTGGCCGCCAACCAGTACTTCCTGTCAGGAGTGCCCACCAACAGCAGCCTTGAGCAGTTCCTGGTCCAGCAGGGCACTCACAACCACTTGGGCCTGGGTCTCAGTCAGGGAACCACAGAGTCTGCCTCGTCCttggcccctccccctgctctgcACTCCTCCCACAGCCACGCAGCACCgcaacctcagcagcagcaacagcagctgaCTCCCCACGCCTTATCTCACCcgcacacccacacccaccacCCTCACCCGCTCCACCCTGCCCCTCAGCCCGCCCCCTTGGGGGGGTTTGACTTTCAAAGCATTCCTGTGCTGTCCTCCAATCAGATAGCTTCGCTCATGCAGCAGGAGGCGGGCATCCCCCTTCCTCTACCCCTCCACTTGTCCCTCCCCAAAGATGACAGCTCAAAGTCGGGGGACAGCTCGTCCACATCAGTCTCCAGCGGGGGGAGCAGGAGGAAGAAAGCCATGGCGGGCTACCTCCCTCAAAGGAAAGCCGACAGTCACGCTCACAGCAGCTCCAGTGGTCACCGTCCCAGCTCCTCTTCTGGCCTGCTGGGCGGAGCATCCGGAGGCGTTGGCATGAGCGGCATCGGAGGCGGGCAGCAGCATTCCTCTCTCATCTCGTCACCGTCGCAGCAACACCAGTCGTCCTCCACAGTGTCTTCCTCGTCGTCATCCGCCCCCTCCTCGTCAAACTCTGCCTCTGTGCTTGTGGACGGTGGAGACCAGCGGTTGTCCAAATCGCAAGAGAGACGCCGTAGCAGCTCATCTGGCCAGCCTGAAGCAGAAGCCCTGTACCACTGTGGAGAGTGTGGGAAAACCTTCACCCACCTGTCCAGCCTGCGGCGCCACCTGCGCAGCCACGGCTTGACCCCCGaaagccacagcaggaagtcGGATTGCACCTCACCGAGCCCGGAGAGGATCTTCTGCTGCGGCGACTGTGGGAAGAGGTTTAAAAAGCGGGGCCACCTCATCCAGCACAGCGTCACACACTCGGAAAACCGACCGTTCGTCTGCAACATCTGTCAGAAGTCCTTCAACCGCCGGGAGTCGCTCACACGTCACGAGAAGATCCACGACGAGAAGCCATTCCGGTGCCCGGCGTGCGGCCGCTGCTTCCGCGAGAGCACCTCCCTCCTCAACCACGCCGCGTCAGGCGCCTGTGGCAAACCACCGCGAAGTTCCAAGAACCGGGCCGGCGGAAGCAGCTCATCCAAccccagcagcagtggcagtAAGACGCGGCGAGATGGAGGTCAAGTTGTGATGTCAAATGAGGTTGCCGTCATTCCTAACACGGACTACTCCAGAAGCCGCTACCCCAACCAGGCGTCCTACGACGGGGCGGTGGACGACTACAGACGCTCGCAGTCATCATCGCTGTACTCACCAGATGACATGAGCAGCCACACTCTCCGGAAGGCCCCTCTAGCGCCAACTCTTCACCCCCATCCTCAAAGTCAGCAGCATcaccttcctctctcctccttgTTGGACGATTCTGAGGACGAGGTCACAAGCAGTGCCATGTCGGCCATTGCTGCGGCGGCGGCGGCCTCGTGCAACATCAACACAGAAGGGAGGGACGGAGAACGAAGAGATATAATTGGAGGGCTGCTGGGGGGGTTGGGGTTTGGTAACCTGGGCGGTCCGTCGTCCTCCCCCAGCCTCAACGGTTCCACCATGCCGCTAACACACCACAGCCAAATCCCCACCAAGCCCAGGAGACCACGAAAGCCCCGAGAGAAGAGGGACCCCAACAACACTGTCAGGAGAAGGCGGAGTCCCGCGCCCCCCGGCGATGGCTCGGAGCGGCCATACGGGTGTCAGCTGTGTGGCAAACGCTTCCGGCGGGCCGAGACGCTGCGGCGCCACAACCGGGTCCACACCGGTGAGAAGCCTCATGCCTGTGATGTTTGTGGGAAAATGTTCCGTGAGCCTTTCCACCTGACCAAACATCTGACAGTGCACTCTGGTCAGAAGAACTACAAGTGCAACCTGTGTGGGAAGATGTTTGCCTACGCTCAGAGCCTCGTCAGACATGGCAAGTTGCACCGCAAAGGAGAGATCGACAACCAGGGACGGCGAATCAAAGGAGCCACtgctgctgccgccgccgccaccaTCAGTCAGGTGGCCAGCTCTGACTTCTTCTCATCTTGTTCCCAAGAGGAAAAGTCTCCGACGTCCGGCACCCCCTCCCAGAGGCTGTACACCTGCACGGTGTGCTGGAAGTCCTTCCGCCATTATTTCCACCTCACGGCACATCAACAGACGGTGCACGGTGGCGGCGTGGGCCTGGAGAAATCTTTTCGATGTGAAGTTTGCGGTAAAGCCTTCGCCTACTCCAACAGCTTAGTGCGCCACAAGCTGTCCCAGCACGGCATCGACCGCAGCGGCCAGAGGGTCAGCCACTCCCCAGCGCCGGGATACTCGCCCCTCTTCTACGACTCCAGCACTGTCTCTGCCTACAGCGCCTCATCTCACATGCAGCAAGTGGCGAGCCAACCGCCCCCCCTGCAGCAGCAAGAACCGCAGCACTCTTTTCACTACCGGCCCAAAAACTTCCACAAGGAGCCCGAACAGATGAGAAAGCGACGGAAGAAAAGAAGGCGGGTGGTCATCCACAGCATCATGAGGGATGGGAAGCTAGTGGGCGTGCCGCTCAGCAAGGAAACACGTAGGAAGTTGTTGATGCTGAGGAAGAGAAGGGGGCGGCTGCAGGCTCACATCAATAAAAAGAAACTCCTGGCGCAGCTGAGGGTCTGCGGTGGGGCGGCGGCAATCAAGTCCTGGTCGGGAGGGGCTGTGAGAGTTGCAGGGCTCATGTCCATGGAGGTCCCCATCAAGCGCTTCCCATGTTGCGTCTGCCCCAGCGCCGCCTACGCCAGGATGGGCTCCGCACTGCTGCACCGCGCCGTGCGACACCCGCCCAGGACGTGGGGCCACCGTGCCCGCCTGCAGTGTGCGGTGTGCGGGCGGCGCAGCGGCTCTTTACTCAAAGCCCTCAAACACCGCAGCCACCACCTCAAGCAGATCTCCTCTCAGTGCCACAGATGCAAACGGCGCTTCTGGAACGAGCGACTCCTGGACCGACACAAGTACTCGTGCCGGGGCTCCATGTCGGGAAGGGGTGTGGGGAACTGGGCACTTGCGAAAATCAAGTCCCCATTGTCTGACAGCGAGCATTCGCCGGTCCAGCTAACAATGCCGGCTCTGGTCCCACATGAGCGGTCATCAGTCCTGACGGA AGGCGAGTGA
- the LOC129173358 gene encoding hepatic leukemia factor-like: protein MPRQDEKYWSRRVKNNEAAKRSRDARRLKENQISVRAAFLERENAALRQEVADMRKELGRCRNIINKYESRHGDL, encoded by the coding sequence ATGCCCCGCCAGGACGAGAAGTACTGGAGCCGCCGCGTCAAGAACAACGAGGCGGCCAAGCGCTCGCGGGATGCCCGGCGCCTGAAGGAGAACCAGATCTCGGTGCGGGCCGCCTTCCTGGAGCGGGAGAACGCCGCCCTGCGGCAGGAAGTGGCCGACATGAGGAAAGAGCTGGGCCGCTGCAGGAACATCATCAACAAGTACGAGAGTCGCCACGGCGATCTGTGa